The Salvelinus sp. IW2-2015 linkage group LG15, ASM291031v2, whole genome shotgun sequence genome includes a region encoding these proteins:
- the LOC111974048 gene encoding U5 small nuclear ribonucleoprotein 200 kDa helicase, whose translation MADVTARSLQYEYKANSNLVLQADRSLIDRTRRDEPTGEVLSLVGKLVGTKMGDKSQRTKPSMLEERRAKRRKRDEDRHDMNKMKGFTLLSEGIDEMVGIVYKPKTKETRETYEVLLSFIQAALGDQPRDILCGAADEVLAVLKNDKMRDKERRREVEQLLGPADDTRYHVLVNLGKKISDYGGDKELQNMDDNIDETYGVNVQFESDEEEGDEDQFGEVRDDGSDEEREGEEADLGCTLTANLGVTGDVMTAKKKELHPRDIDAFWLQRQLSRFYDDAIISQKKADEVLEILKTASDDRECENQLVLLLGFNTFDFIKILRQHRRMIQYCTMLASAQSEAEKEKIIGKMETDPDLSKVLYQLQETEKEDIIREERSRRERVRKSRVDNDLESMDIDHGESMTPKQLLDLEDLAFTQGSHFMANKRCQLPDGSFRKQRKGYEEVHVPALKPKPFTDDEVLVTIEKLPKYAQAGFEGFKTLNRIQSKLFKTAMETDENLLVCAPTGAGKTNVALMAMLREIGKHINLDGTINLDDFKIIYVAPMRSLVQEMVGSFSKRLASYGIIVSELTGDHQLCKEEINATQVIVCTPEKWDIITRKGGERTYTQLVRLIIIDEIHLLHDDRGPVLESLVARTIRNVELTQEDVRLLGLSATLPNYEDVATCLRVDPAKGLFYFDNSFRPVPLEQTYVGITEKKAIKRFQIMNEIVYEKIMEHAGKNQVLVFVHSRKETGKTARAIRDMCLEKDTLGLFLREGSASTEVLRTEAEQCKNLELKDLLPYGFAIHHAGMTRVDRTLVEDLFADRHIQVLVSTATLAWGVNLPAHTVIIKGTQVYSPEKGRWTELGALDILQMLGRAGRPQYDTKGEGILITSHGELQYYLSLLNQQLPIESQMVSKLPDMLNAEIVLGNVQNAKDAVNWLGYTYLYVRMLRNPTLYGVSHDDRSSDPLLERRRMDLIHTAANVLDKNSLVKYDKRTGAFQVTDLGRIASHFYITHDSIQTYNQLLKPTLSEIELFRVFSLSSEFRNITVREEEKLELQKLLERVPIPVKESIEEPSAKINVLLQAYISQLKLEGFALMADMVYVTQSAGRLMRAIFEIVLSRGWAQLTDKTMNLCKMIDKRMWQSMSPLRQFRKLPEEVIKKIEKKNFPFERLYDLNHNEIGELIRMPKMGKTIHKYVHQFPKLDLAVHLQPITRSTLKVELTITPDFQWDDKVHGSSEAFWILVEDVDSEVILHHEYFLLKAKYAQDEHLVTFFVPVFEPLPPQYFIRVASDRWLSCETQLPVSFRHLILPEKYPPPTELLDLQPLPVTALRNAAFETLYQNKFPFFNPIQTQVFNAVYNSDDNVFVGAPTGSGKTICAEFAILRMLLHNAEGRCVYITPMEALAEQVFVDWHQKFQDALNKKVVLLTGETSTDLKLLGKGDIIVSTPDKWDILSRRWKQRKNVQNVSLFIVDETHLIGGENGPVLEVICSRMRYISSQIERPIRIVALSSSLSNAKDVAHWLGCSTTATFNFHPNVRPVPLELHIQGFNVSHTQTRLLSMAKPVYHAIMKHSPSKPAVVFVPSRRQTRLTAIDILTFCAADVVPQRFLHCTEKDLAPFLEKVTDGTLKETLANGVGYLHEGLSTTERRIVEQLFNSGAVQVVVASRSLCWGTNISAHLVVIMDTQYYNGKIHAYVDYPIYDVLQMVGKANRPLQDDEGRCVIMCQGSKKDFFKKFLYEPLPVESHLDHCMQDHFNAEIVTKTVENKQDAVDYLTWTFLYRRMTQNPNYYNLQGMSHRHLSDHLSELVENTLHDLEQSKCISIEDEMDVAPLNLGMIAAYYYINYTTIELFSMSLNAKTKIRGLIEIISNAAEYKNIPIRHHEDNLLRQLAQKVPHKLNNPKFNDPHVKTNLLLQAHLSRMQLSAELQSDTEEILSKAVRLIQACVDVLSSNGWLSPALAAMELAQMVTQAMWSKDSYLKQLPYFTSEHIKRCMDKGVESIFDIMEMEDEDRSGLLQLSDTQIADVARFCNRYPNIELSYEVAEKENIKSGGPVLVLVQLEREEEVTGPVIAPLFPQKREEGWWVVIGDPKSNSLISIKRLTLQQKAKVKLDFVAPVLGVHNYTLYFMSDAYMGCDQEYKFSVDVKEADSDGDSDSD comes from the exons ATGGCGGATGTTACTGCACGTAGCTTGCAGTATGAGTACAAAGCG AACTCCAACTTGGTCTTGCAAGCAGACCGTTCGCTCATTGACCGCACAAGGCGTGATGAGCCCACAGGAGAGGTGCTGTCCCTGGTGGGGAAGTTGGTGGGAACCAAGATGGGTGACAAGTCCCAGAGGACCAAACCTTCAATGCTGGAGGAGAGACGGGCAAA gaggaggaagagagatgaggacagGCATGACATGAACAAGATGAAGGGCTTCACCCTCCTGTCAGAGGGCATTGATGAGATGGTGGGCATCGTGTACAAGCCTAAGACCAAGGAGACCAGGGAGACCTATGAGGTCCTTCTCAGCTTCATCCAGGCTGCGCTTGGAGATCAG CCGAGAGATATCCTGTGTGGAGCGGCTGACGAGGTCCTGGCTGTGCTGAAGAATGACAAGATGAGGGACAAGGAGAGACGGCGTGAAGTGGAGCAGTTACTAGGGCCTGCAGATGACACACGCTACCACGTGTTGGTCAACCTGGGCAAGAAGATCAGTGACTACGGGGGCGACAAAGAGCTCCAGAACATGG ATGACAACATTGACGAAACATACGGAGTGAATGTCCAGTTTGAATCTGATGAGGAGGAGGGTGATGAGGACCAGTTTGGGGAGGTGCGAGATGACGGCTCAGATGAAGAGAGRGAAGGAGAGGAAGCAGACTTGGGCTGCACTCTGACAGCCAAC CTTGGTGTGACAGGTGATGTGATGACAGCCAAGAAGAAGGAGCTGCACCCTCGTGACATCGATGCCTTCTGGCTCCAACGTCAGCTCAGCCGTTTCTATGACGATGCCATAATCTCTCAGAAGAAAGCAGATGAGGTTCTGGAGATCCTCaag ACGGCCAGTGATGACCGAGAATGTGAGAACCAGCTGGTCTTACTGTTGGGATTCAACACCTTTGACTTCATCAAAATCCTTCGTCAGCATCGTCGCATGA TCCAGTACTGTACCATGTTGGCAAGTGCTCAGAGCGAAGCAGAGAAGGAGAAGATCATAGGAAAGATGGAGACAGATCCAGACTTGTCCAAAGTTCTTTATCAGCTGCAGGAGACTGAGAAGGAGGATATTATTAGG GAAGAGCGATCTCGCAGGGAGAGAGTAAGGAAGTCTCGTGTGGACAATGACTTGGAGTCTATGGACATCGAccatggagag tcCATGACCCCTAAACAGTTGCTGGACCTGGAGGACCTGGCCTTCACCCAGGGAAGCCACTTCATGGCCAACAAGAGGTGCCAGCTGCCCGATGGCTCCTTTCGCAAGCAGCGCAAAGGCTACGAGGAGGTGCACGTCCCTGCACTCAAACCCAAGCCCTTCACTGATGATGAG GTGCTGGTGACCATTGAGAAGCTGCCCAAGTATGCCCAGGCAGGTTTCGAAGGGTTCAAAACCCTAAACCGCATTCAGAGCAAGCTGTTCAAGACTGCTATGGAGACCGATGAGAACCTGCTGGTGTGTGCTCCTACG GGAGCAGGTAAGACCAACGTGGCCCTCATGGCTATGCTAAGAGAGATCGGCAAGCACATCAACCTGGACGGAACCATCAACTTGGATGACTTCAAGATCATCTATGTGGCTCCTATGCGCTCACTGGTACAGGAGATGGTGGGAAGCTTTAGTAAG cgtCTGGCCAGTTATGGCATCATAGTGTCTGAGCTGACAGGAGACCACCAGCTGTGTAAAGAGGAGATCAATGCCACCCAGGTCATCGTCTGCACCCCAGAGAAATGGGACATCATCACACGCAAAGGAGGCGAGCGCACCTACACCCAGCTAGTGCGCCTCATCATCATT GATGAGATCCATCTGCTGCATGATGACCGTGGGCCAGTCCTGGAGTCTCTGGTGGCCAGGACCATCCGCAACGTGGAGCTGACACAGGAGGACGTGCGTCTGCTGGGTCTCAGTGCCACCCTGCCCAACTACGAGGATGTGGCCACCTGCCTGCGGGTAGACCCCGCCAAGGGACTCTTCTACTTTGACAACAG TTTCCGTCCAGTGCCCCTGGAACAGACATATGTGGGCATCACTGAGAAGAAGGCTATCAAGCGCTTCCAGATCATGAATGAAATTGTCTATGAGAAGATCATGGAGCATGCTGGGAAGAACCAG GTGCTGGTGTTTGTCCACTCCAGGAAGGAGACGGGTAAGACGGCCCGGGCTATCAGGGACATGTGTCTGGAGAAAGACACCCTGGGGCTGTTCCTGAGGGAGGGGTCAGCCTCAACTGAGGTCCTCAGGACTGAGGCAGAGCAGTGCAAG AACCTTGAGCTGAAGGACTTGCTGCCCTACGGTTTCGCCATCCATCATGCTGGTATGACCAGAGTGGACCGTACCTTGGTGGAAGATCTCTTTGCTGATCGCCACATCCAG GTGCTGGTGTCCACAGCCACATTGGCCTGGGGTGTGAATCTGCCTGCACATACTGTCATCATCAAAGGCACCCAGGTGTACAGCCCAGAAAAAGGCAGATGGACAGAGCTGGGAGCCCTGGACATTCTACAG ATGCTTGGTCGAGCGGGGCGTCCTCAGTACGACACCAAGGGAGAGGGCATTCTGATCACATCCCATGGGGAGCTGCAGTACTACCTATCTCTGCTCAACCAGCAGCTGCCCATCGAGAGCCAGATGGTGTCCAAGCTGCCAGACATGCTCAACGCTGAGATAGTGCTGGGAAACGTGCAGAATGCTAAG GACGCAGTGAACTGGCTGGGCTACACCTACCTGTACGTGCGCATGCTCCGTAATCCCACCCTGTACGGAGTCTCCCATGACGACCGCAGCTCGGACCCCCTGCTGGAGCGCCGCAGGATGGACCTGATCCACACGGCAGCCAATGTGCTGGACAAGAACAGCCTGGTCAAGTACGACAAGCGGACCGGCGCTTTCCAG GTGACGGATCTGGGTCGCATCGCCAGCCACTTTTACATCACCCATGACTCCATCCAGACGTACAACCAGCTGCTGAAGCCCACCCTCAGTGAGATCGAGCTTTTCCgtgtcttctccctctcctctgagtTCAGGAACATCACTGTCAGAGAG GAAGAGAAGCTGGAACTGCAAAAGCTGCTGGAGAGAGTTCCCATTCCAGTGAAGGAGAGCATTGAGGAGCCCAGCGCCAAG ATCAACGTGCTGCTCCAGGCTTACATCTCTCAGCTCAAACTGGAGGGCTTTGCTCTGATGGCTGACATGGTCTATGTGACGCAG AGTGCTGGAAGACTGATGCGAGCCATCTTTGAGATCGTCCTGAGCAGGGGATGGGCCCAGCTCACAGACAAGACCATGAACCTTTGCAAGATGATTGACAAGAGGAT GTGGCAGTCCATGTCTCCTCTGCGTCAGTTCAGGAAGCTCCCAGAGGAAGTCATCAAGAAGATTGAAAAGAAGAACTTCCCCTTCGAGCGCCTCTATGACCTCAACCACAATGAGATTG GTGAGTTGATCCGCATGCCCAAGATGGGGAAGACCATCCATAAGTACGTGCACCAGTTCCCCAAACTGGACCTTGCCGTTCACCTGCAGCCCATCACCCGCTCCACACTGAAGGTGGAGCTCACCATCACACCAGACTTCCAGTGGGATGACAAG GTGCATGGCTCGTCAGAGGCCTTCTGGATCCTGGTGGAGGATGTAGACAGTGAGGTCATCCTACACCATGAGTACTTCCTGCTTAAGGCCAAGTACGCCCAGGACGAGCACCTGGTCACCTTCTTCGTGCCCGTGTTCGAGCCCCTGCCCCCACAGTACTTCATCCGCGTTGCCTCGGACCGCTGGCTGT CCTGTGAGACCCAGCTGCCGGTGTCTTTCCGCCACCTGATCCTGCCAGAGAAGTACCCCCCCCCTACTGAGCTGCTGGACTTGCAGCCTCTGCCTGTGACCGCCCTGCGTAATGCCGCCTTCGAGACCCTCTACCAGAACAAGTTTCCCTTCTTCAACCCCATCCAGACACAGG TGTTCAACGCTGTGTATAACAGTGATGACAACGTGTTTGTGGGAGCCCCCACCGGCAGTGGGAAGACCATCTGTGCTGAGTTTGCCATCCTGAGGATGCTGCTGCACAATGCAGAGGGACGTTGTGTCTACATCACACCCATGGAGGCCCTGGCTGAACAG GTGTTTGTTGACTGGCACCAGAAGTTCCAAGATGCTCTGAATAAGAAGGTGGTGTTGCTGACGGGAGAGACTAGCACTGACCTGAAGCTCCTGGGGAAGGGTGACATCATTGTCAGCACCCCGGACAAATGGGACATCCTGTCGCGCCGCTGGAAGCAGAGGAAGAACGTCCAGAACGTCAGCCTCTTCATCGTGGACGAGACTCACCTCATTGGAGGAGAGAACGGG CCTGTGTTGGAGGTGATCTGCTCCAGGATGAGGTACATCTCGTCTCAGATTGAGCGTCCCATCCGCATCGTGGCCCTCAGCTCCTCCCTGTCCAACGCCAAAGACGTGGCCCACTGGCTGGGATGCAGCACCACAGCAACCTTCAACTTCCACCCCAACGTCAGGCCTGTTCCTCTGGAGCTGCACATCCAG ggctTCAATGTGAGTCACACCCAGACTCGGTTGCTGTCCATGGCCAAGCCAGTGTACCACGCTATCATGAAGCACTCCCCCTCTAAACCGGCTGTGGTGTTCGTCCCGTCCCGCCGACAGACCCGCCTCACCGCCATCGACATCCTCACCTTCTGTGCTGCTGATGTGGTCCCTCAGAG gtTCCTGCACTGCACTGAGAAGGACCTGGCTCCCTTCCTGGAGAAGGTGACAGACGGCACCCTGAAGGAGACGCTGGCCAATGGGGTGGGCTACCTGCACGAGGGCCTGTCCACTACAGAACGCAGGATCGTGGAGCAGCTCTTCAACTCGG GTGCAGTCCAGGTTGTAGTGGCCTCACGCTCCCTCTGCTGGGGCACAAACATATCTGCTCACCTGGTTGTTATCATGGACACCCAGTACTACAATGGCAAAATACATGC CTATGTGGACTACCCTATCTACGATGTGCTCCAGATGGTGGGTAAGGCCAACCGGCCCCTGCAGGACGATGAGGGACGCTGTGTCATCATGTGCCAGGGTTCCAAAAAG GATTTCTTCAAGAAGTTCCTGTATGAGCCCCTGCCGGTGGAATCTCACCTGGACCACTGCATGCARGACCACTTCAATGCTGAGATCGTCACCAAGACGGTGGAGAACAAACAGGACGCAGTGGACTACCTGACCTGGACCTTCCTGTACCGCCGGATGACCCAGAACCCCAACTACTACAACTTGCAAG gCATGTCTCACCGTCATCTGTCTGACCACCTGTCAGAGCTGGTGGAGAACACCCTGCATGACCTGGAGCAGTCCAAGTGCATCAGCATCGAGGATGAGATGGACGTGGCACCTCTTAACTTGGGCATGATTGCTGCCTACTACTATATCAATTACACCACTATCG AGTTGTTCAGTATGTCCCTGAACGCCAAGACCAAGATCCGTGGATTGATTGAGATCATTTCCAATGCTGCTGAGTACAAGAACATCCCCATCAGACACCATGAGGACAACCTGCTCAGACAG cTGGCCCAGAAGGTGCCCCACAAACTGAACAACCCCAAGTTCAACGACCCCCATGTGAAGACCAACCTGCTGCTGCAGGCTCACTTGTCCAGGATGCAGTTGAGCGCTGAGCTCCAGTCAGACACAGAAGAGATCCTCAGCAAG GCTGTGCGTCTGATCCAGGCCTGTGTAGATGTGCTGTCCAGTAATGGCTGGCTGAGCCCTGCGCTGGCTGCT